From one Myxococcota bacterium genomic stretch:
- the pal gene encoding peptidoglycan-associated lipoprotein Pal, with protein MKRFLGVAILCAAMAACESSGTNKAASPSTGFGNEQNPPSHGGMSSSADSSMFKTIYFDFDHSDLRADAREGLQANASYLKGNSGVQITIEGNCDERGSNEYNLALGKRRAEAAYKYLVDLGVESSRMTTVSYGEEKPAAEGHNELAWAKNRRDDFKVR; from the coding sequence GTGAAGCGATTTCTCGGAGTAGCGATCCTGTGCGCGGCGATGGCGGCCTGCGAGTCGTCGGGCACGAACAAGGCTGCGAGCCCCAGCACGGGCTTCGGCAACGAGCAGAACCCGCCGAGCCACGGCGGCATGAGCAGCAGCGCCGACAGCAGCATGTTCAAGACGATCTACTTCGACTTCGATCACTCGGACCTGCGCGCCGACGCGCGCGAGGGCCTGCAGGCCAACGCCAGCTACCTGAAGGGTAACTCGGGCGTGCAGATCACGATCGAGGGCAACTGCGACGAGCGCGGCAGCAACGAGTACAACCTCGCGCTGGGCAAGCGCCGCGCGGAAGCCGCGTACAAGTATCTGGTCGATCTGGGCGTCGAATCGTCGCGGATGACCACCGTCAGCTACGGCGAAGAGAAGCCTGCGGCCGAGGGACACAACGAGCTCGCTTGGGCCAAGAACCGGCGCGACGACTTCAAAGTCCGCTGA